The following are encoded together in the Bacillus cereus group sp. RP43 genome:
- a CDS encoding fatty acid desaturase, with product MTLQNTKNLKKQVAPFEKSTAKKSVWQIINTVVPFIILWYLAYKSLSVSYWLALVPSLLAAGFMTRVFIIFHDCTHHSFFKSRRVNRIVGTCMGVLTLFPFDQWGHEHSVHHATSGNLDKRGTGDIWTLTVNEYLAAPFRLRLAYRLYRNPLVMFGLGPIYVFLLKNRFNRKGARKKERMNTYLTNVLIVALVGLLCWAIGWKSFLLVHGSIFLIAGSIGIWLFYVQHTFEDSYFEEDKEWEYVKAAVEGSSFYKLPKILQFLTGNIGYHHVHHLSPRVPNYKLEEAHNNALPLKNVPTITLATSLRSLRFRLWDEQSNNFVSFKDVKNLVKNNVSIPVKSEL from the coding sequence ATGACCTTACAAAATACTAAAAATTTAAAAAAACAAGTTGCTCCTTTTGAAAAATCAACGGCAAAAAAAAGTGTTTGGCAAATCATCAATACGGTAGTGCCATTTATTATCTTATGGTACCTTGCTTATAAAAGTTTGTCCGTTTCTTATTGGTTAGCATTAGTTCCATCTCTGTTAGCCGCTGGATTTATGACACGGGTTTTCATTATTTTTCATGATTGTACCCATCATTCTTTCTTTAAAAGCCGTCGTGTAAATAGAATAGTAGGGACATGTATGGGTGTTTTAACTTTATTCCCGTTTGATCAATGGGGGCATGAGCATTCCGTTCATCACGCTACAAGTGGTAATTTGGATAAGCGAGGTACAGGAGATATTTGGACCCTTACAGTGAATGAATATTTAGCAGCGCCATTTAGACTCCGTTTAGCATATCGTTTATATCGCAATCCATTGGTTATGTTTGGTTTAGGTCCGATTTATGTTTTCCTACTTAAAAATAGATTTAACAGAAAAGGTGCTAGAAAGAAGGAACGCATGAATACCTATTTAACGAATGTTTTAATTGTTGCTTTAGTAGGGTTACTTTGCTGGGCAATCGGATGGAAATCGTTTCTTTTAGTACATGGTTCCATATTCTTAATAGCAGGTTCAATAGGTATTTGGCTGTTTTACGTACAGCACACATTCGAGGATTCTTATTTTGAAGAAGATAAAGAGTGGGAATATGTGAAAGCGGCAGTGGAAGGAAGTTCTTTTTATAAACTTCCCAAAATCCTGCAATTTCTAACTGGTAATATTGGGTATCATCATGTTCACCATTTAAGTCCAAGAGTACCTAACTATAAACTAGAAGAGGCACACAATAATGCGCTTCCTTTAAAAAATGTACCAACGATTACTCTTGCTACAAGTTTGCGGTCACTCCGTTTCCGTCTTTGGGATGAGCAAAGTAACAATTTTGTTAGCTTTAAAGATGTTAAAAATTTAGTGAAAAACAATGTTTCTATTCCAGTAAAATCAGAACTATAA
- the proC gene encoding pyrroline-5-carboxylate reductase gives MDKQIGFIGCGNMGMAMIGGMINKNIVPSNKIICSDLNTTNLKNASEKYGLTTTTDNNEVAKNADILILSIKPDLYASIINEIKEVIKNDVIVVTIAAGKSIKSTEDAFHKKLKVVRVMPNTPALVGEGMSALCPNEMVTEKDLEDVLIIFNSFGQTEIVSEKLMDVVTSVSGSSPAYVYMIIEAMADAAVLDGMPRNQAYKFAAQAVLGSAKMVLETGIHPGALKDMVCSPGGTTIEAVATLEEKGLRTAIISAMQRCTQKSVELSRQTKE, from the coding sequence ATGGACAAACAAATTGGATTCATCGGATGCGGAAATATGGGGATGGCTATGATTGGCGGGATGATAAACAAAAATATAGTGCCTTCAAATAAAATCATTTGTTCAGATTTAAACACTACGAATTTAAAAAATGCTAGTGAAAAATATGGACTAACTACAACAACTGACAACAATGAAGTAGCTAAAAATGCTGATATTTTAATTTTATCAATTAAACCAGACCTATACGCATCAATAATTAACGAAATAAAAGAAGTGATAAAAAACGATGTTATCGTCGTAACGATCGCTGCAGGAAAAAGCATCAAAAGTACTGAGGATGCTTTTCATAAAAAGTTAAAGGTTGTAAGAGTAATGCCTAATACACCTGCTCTTGTTGGAGAAGGAATGTCTGCGTTATGTCCTAATGAAATGGTGACAGAAAAAGATTTAGAAGATGTACTAATCATTTTCAATAGTTTTGGTCAAACAGAGATCGTAAGTGAAAAATTAATGGATGTTGTAACATCTGTAAGTGGTTCTTCGCCAGCATATGTATATATGATTATAGAAGCGATGGCAGATGCAGCTGTATTAGATGGTATGCCAAGAAATCAAGCATATAAATTCGCAGCTCAAGCTGTGTTAGGCTCTGCAAAAATGGTACTAGAAACAGGAATACATCCAGGTGCATTGAAAGATATGGTTTGTTCTCCAGGCGGAACGACAATAGAAGCTGTAGCAACATTAGAGGAAAAAGGCTTACGAACAGCCATCATTTCAGCTATGCAGCGTTGTACACAAAAGTCTGTTGAACTATCTAGGCAAACTAAAGAGTAA
- the proB gene encoding glutamate 5-kinase: MKKQRIVVKIGSSSLAASHGGICKEQLSDHVAALARLKEEGHEVLLITSGAVAAGFSALGYPSRPVTIKGKQAAAAVGQSLLMQAYTEEFRKYGIVTAQLLLTRSDFSRKEQYSNAYATLGELLNRSALPIINENDSISLEELTFGDNDMLSALVSGLVSADMLMIFTDVNGLYDQNPQKNADAKKYHFLPEVTEEIASFAGDAGSKLGTGGMKSKIDAAKTALSLGVSVFIGTGCGQEKFLDVMKGKGDGTYIGNAPQKLIKMNKQWIALHSLVSGQIEVDAGAATAIIQHGKSLLPAGVTNVSGFFQVGEVVEVITQQGRVIGKGQCTYSAEELRNLKGMQSQDIQARGERHNYEVIHRDHWVSF; the protein is encoded by the coding sequence GTGAAAAAACAACGAATTGTTGTAAAGATTGGGAGTAGTTCCTTGGCAGCGAGTCATGGAGGCATCTGTAAAGAACAACTTTCAGATCACGTTGCCGCATTGGCACGATTGAAAGAGGAAGGGCATGAAGTTTTGTTGATTACATCCGGGGCCGTCGCTGCAGGTTTTTCTGCTCTAGGGTATCCTAGCAGACCTGTGACAATTAAAGGGAAACAGGCTGCTGCCGCTGTCGGGCAAAGTTTATTAATGCAGGCATACACGGAAGAATTCCGTAAATATGGTATCGTTACTGCACAACTTTTACTAACGAGAAGTGATTTTTCTAGAAAAGAACAATACAGTAACGCTTACGCTACTTTAGGAGAGCTACTAAACCGTTCCGCTCTTCCTATAATCAATGAAAATGATTCCATTTCTTTAGAAGAGCTGACGTTCGGTGATAATGATATGCTGTCAGCTTTAGTAAGCGGACTGGTTTCGGCAGATATGCTCATGATTTTTACCGATGTGAACGGTTTATATGACCAAAATCCTCAAAAAAATGCGGATGCAAAAAAATATCATTTCCTTCCTGAGGTAACGGAAGAAATTGCTTCTTTTGCAGGAGATGCCGGCTCAAAACTTGGGACTGGCGGTATGAAATCAAAAATCGATGCTGCAAAGACGGCACTATCTCTTGGAGTGAGTGTATTTATCGGAACGGGATGTGGACAGGAGAAGTTTTTAGATGTTATGAAGGGCAAAGGTGATGGAACATATATCGGGAATGCTCCTCAAAAATTGATTAAGATGAACAAGCAATGGATCGCCTTGCATTCGCTTGTTAGCGGACAAATTGAAGTAGATGCGGGGGCAGCCACTGCCATCATTCAACATGGAAAGAGTTTACTTCCTGCTGGTGTTACTAATGTATCAGGATTTTTCCAAGTGGGTGAAGTTGTGGAGGTAATCACGCAACAAGGGCGCGTAATAGGAAAAGGACAATGCACATATAGCGCAGAGGAACTAAGGAATTTAAAAGGTATGCAAAGCCAAGATATTCAAGCAAGAGGCGAAAGACATAATTATGAAGTCATCCATAGAGATCACTGGGTTTCATTTTAA
- a CDS encoding glutamate-5-semialdehyde dehydrogenase: MNEVLAKGKKAKEVARELVLKSTNQKNEALAAIADQLIVETAYILEENKQDIEEGKAKGFSESLLDRLMLNEQRIIDMTEGIKQLIDLRDPVGECVSAWERPNGLSIQEMRVPLGVVGMIYEARPNVTVDAATICLKTGNAVILRGSSSAIYSNKAIVSVIHRALKQTSLPSESVQLIEDTTRDSAKQLFTLNEYLDVLIPRGGKQLIDTVVREASVPVLETGAGNCHIFIDETADKQMAFNIIINAKTQRPSVCNAIETIILHENWAQQFGSELFSSLKERGVELRGDNKALAIDSSIALASEEDWETEFLSLTLAVKVVSSAEEAIHHINTYGSMHSEAIITENEENVSKFFTSVDAAALYHNASTRFTDGSEFGFGAEIGISTQKLHVRGPMGLPALTSTKYVIRGNGQIRG; the protein is encoded by the coding sequence ATGAATGAAGTGTTGGCAAAGGGGAAAAAGGCGAAAGAGGTTGCTAGAGAACTTGTGCTTAAATCTACAAATCAAAAAAATGAAGCACTTGCTGCGATTGCTGATCAGCTGATAGTAGAAACAGCTTATATTTTAGAGGAAAACAAACAGGACATTGAAGAAGGTAAGGCAAAAGGATTTTCTGAGTCACTTCTTGATCGCCTTATGCTGAATGAACAGCGTATCATTGATATGACTGAAGGAATTAAGCAGCTAATTGATTTACGTGATCCTGTTGGAGAATGTGTAAGTGCATGGGAAAGACCAAATGGATTATCTATTCAGGAGATGCGCGTACCACTTGGTGTTGTCGGAATGATTTACGAGGCAAGGCCGAATGTGACAGTGGATGCTGCTACAATTTGCTTAAAAACAGGAAACGCAGTAATACTACGTGGTAGTTCTTCTGCTATTTATTCTAACAAAGCCATCGTTAGCGTTATTCACCGGGCGCTCAAACAAACAAGCTTGCCTTCAGAAAGTGTACAGCTCATAGAAGATACAACACGTGATAGTGCAAAGCAGTTGTTTACATTGAATGAGTACTTGGATGTTCTTATCCCAAGAGGCGGCAAGCAGTTAATAGATACTGTAGTGAGAGAAGCATCTGTTCCAGTACTTGAAACAGGTGCGGGAAATTGTCATATTTTCATTGATGAAACAGCGGATAAACAAATGGCATTTAATATTATTATAAACGCAAAAACGCAGCGTCCATCTGTATGTAATGCAATTGAAACGATTATACTTCATGAGAATTGGGCGCAGCAATTTGGTAGCGAGCTATTTTCTTCCTTGAAGGAAAGAGGCGTGGAGCTACGTGGTGATAATAAAGCATTGGCAATTGATTCTTCTATTGCATTAGCTTCAGAAGAAGACTGGGAAACAGAGTTTTTATCTCTTACACTGGCGGTTAAAGTGGTTTCCTCAGCGGAAGAAGCGATTCATCACATAAATACGTATGGATCCATGCATTCCGAAGCGATTATTACAGAGAACGAGGAAAACGTCAGTAAGTTTTTCACATCTGTTGATGCCGCAGCACTCTACCATAACGCATCGACTCGTTTTACAGATGGATCTGAATTCGGATTCGGTGCAGAAATTGGCATCAGTACACAAAAGCTACACGTAAGGGGACCAATGGGGCTACCTGCATTGACTTCCACAAAATATGTGATTCGTGGAAATGGACAGATTCGGGGATGA
- a CDS encoding nucleoside transporter C-terminal domain-containing protein, protein MHFILNMLGIFVVILIVFLCSPNKRKIKWRPIVILIILELFITWFMLGTKLGSIIINKIASFFSWLLSCANEGIRFAFPSAMENQTVDFFFSALLPIIFVITFFDILSYFGILTWIIDKVGAIISKISRLPKLESFFSIQMMFLGNTEALAVVRDQLSVLKENRLLTFGIMSMSSVSGSILGAYLSMVPATYIFSAIPLNCINALILANVLNPVEVTKEDDVIYSPSKNEKKDFFSTISNSMLVGMNMVIVILAMVIGYVALTACLNGILSFFVAGLTIQKIFSIIFSPFAFLLGLSGSDAMYVAELMGIKITTNEFVAMMDLKSNLKSLQPHTIAVATTFLASFANFSTVGMIYGTYNSLFGGEKSSIIGKNVWKLLVSGMAVSLLSAMLVGLFVW, encoded by the coding sequence ATGCATTTCATATTAAATATGTTAGGGATTTTCGTTGTAATATTAATCGTTTTCCTATGTTCGCCTAATAAAAGAAAAATAAAATGGAGACCAATCGTTATTCTAATAATATTGGAGCTTTTTATTACGTGGTTTATGTTAGGAACCAAATTGGGCAGTATTATCATTAATAAAATTGCATCATTTTTCAGTTGGTTACTATCGTGCGCTAATGAAGGTATTCGATTTGCATTTCCTTCAGCTATGGAAAATCAAACCGTTGATTTCTTCTTTAGCGCATTACTACCCATCATTTTTGTTATCACTTTTTTTGATATTCTTTCGTATTTTGGAATCTTAACTTGGATTATCGATAAAGTTGGTGCAATCATTTCAAAGATTTCTCGTTTACCAAAGTTAGAAAGCTTCTTTTCCATTCAAATGATGTTTTTAGGAAATACGGAAGCACTTGCAGTTGTTCGTGATCAATTATCTGTGTTAAAAGAAAATCGTTTGTTGACTTTTGGAATTATGAGTATGAGTAGCGTCAGCGGATCCATTCTTGGTGCTTATCTATCAATGGTTCCCGCAACATATATTTTCAGCGCCATACCTTTAAACTGTATTAACGCATTAATCTTGGCTAATGTTTTAAATCCTGTAGAAGTTACTAAAGAAGATGATGTTATTTATTCACCTTCAAAAAATGAAAAAAAAGATTTCTTTTCTACTATTTCAAACAGTATGTTAGTCGGGATGAACATGGTTATCGTTATTTTAGCGATGGTAATTGGTTATGTAGCATTAACAGCATGTTTAAATGGTATTTTGAGCTTTTTTGTAGCAGGTTTAACAATTCAAAAAATCTTCTCGATTATCTTTAGTCCCTTCGCTTTTTTACTTGGTTTATCAGGCAGTGATGCTATGTATGTAGCTGAATTAATGGGGATCAAAATCACAACGAATGAATTTGTTGCCATGATGGATTTAAAATCAAACTTAAAGTCTTTACAACCGCATACGATTGCTGTTGCAACTACATTTCTAGCTTCTTTTGCTAACTTTAGTACAGTAGGTATGATCTACGGAACTTACAATTCATTATTTGGCGGAGAAAAATCATCGATAATCGGTAAAAATGTTTGGAAGCTTCTTGTTAGCGGAATGGCTGTTTCCTTGTTAAGCGCTATGCTCGTGGGGCTTTTTGTGTGGTAA
- a CDS encoding DinB family protein produces MSKKEILQNGVKQVFYEEEWYPPISEALKNLTAAQACWQPEGTASNTIWENANHLLTFKERLLSRLHQDDTFVAPQNNDDTFVQGGPNDDEAWQQTVKRTLQVHDALQSSLTSLQEAELDQPSPSLPVWQQYLNILLHDAYHTGQIIQLRKLQGSWPSHRSYL; encoded by the coding sequence ATGAGTAAAAAAGAAATATTACAAAATGGGGTCAAGCAAGTTTTTTACGAAGAAGAATGGTACCCACCGATATCAGAAGCGTTAAAGAATCTTACCGCTGCACAAGCATGTTGGCAACCAGAAGGAACGGCCAGTAATACGATTTGGGAAAATGCAAACCATTTACTAACCTTTAAAGAGCGTTTACTTTCCCGCTTACATCAGGATGACACATTTGTTGCTCCACAAAATAATGATGACACGTTTGTCCAAGGTGGACCTAATGATGATGAAGCGTGGCAACAAACAGTGAAGCGAACGCTTCAAGTACATGATGCCTTACAATCTTCATTAACATCCCTTCAAGAAGCAGAACTGGATCAACCAAGTCCTTCTCTACCAGTTTGGCAACAATATCTGAATATCCTATTGCACGATGCTTATCATACAGGTCAAATTATACAACTTCGTAAACTCCAAGGTTCATGGCCATCTCATCGTTCATATTTATAA
- a CDS encoding ArsR family transcriptional regulator produces the protein MEVFHVTSRKRETYNVQMKYSILFECALGIAAVTHKRLIDTLEKSQSEWEEIRQSLSVEMREHLQFVEENNTWKALLQLLYEGDFQDLSQFIANIDSLSEEDLKYICLPFLGEAYQAKRRLAASGEVSVIHELKELTHDHQFFSTYIEFVCHADVRELKTHLIAVMTGWYDSVVKKEAEEIVSILQRDYEAKNEMNKKMKPEEFVEWATGGVTYMPEPSVHHVLLIPQITYRPWNIEADIEDTKVFHYPVANESIHPEDPYEPSYFLVHKYKALGDEARLRIVKLLFEQERTLQDITERLQLGKSTVHHHLKLLRSAKLVDIQDGKYVLRKKAVQSLAKELDAFLNR, from the coding sequence ATGGAAGTCTTTCACGTAACGAGTAGAAAGAGGGAAACGTACAACGTTCAAATGAAATATTCGATACTTTTCGAATGTGCACTTGGCATTGCGGCAGTTACTCATAAAAGGTTAATCGACACGCTTGAAAAATCTCAAAGCGAATGGGAAGAAATTAGACAATCATTATCGGTAGAGATGAGAGAGCATTTACAGTTTGTAGAAGAAAATAATACATGGAAAGCATTGCTTCAGTTATTGTATGAGGGAGATTTTCAGGATCTATCACAGTTTATTGCAAATATCGATTCACTTTCAGAAGAAGATTTAAAGTATATATGTTTACCGTTTTTAGGAGAAGCGTATCAAGCGAAAAGACGTTTAGCCGCAAGCGGAGAAGTATCTGTAATACATGAACTAAAGGAACTGACACATGATCATCAGTTTTTCTCTACGTATATAGAGTTTGTATGTCATGCCGATGTGCGCGAACTAAAAACGCATTTAATCGCCGTTATGACAGGTTGGTATGACAGTGTTGTTAAAAAAGAGGCAGAAGAAATTGTTTCTATACTACAGCGAGATTATGAAGCGAAAAATGAAATGAATAAAAAGATGAAACCGGAAGAGTTTGTCGAGTGGGCTACAGGTGGCGTTACATATATGCCAGAGCCAAGTGTTCATCACGTACTTCTTATCCCGCAAATTACGTACAGACCGTGGAACATAGAAGCTGATATTGAAGATACGAAAGTGTTTCATTATCCGGTCGCAAATGAAAGTATACATCCAGAAGATCCGTATGAACCGAGTTATTTTTTAGTTCATAAATATAAGGCGCTCGGGGATGAGGCAAGACTCCGTATTGTAAAACTACTATTTGAACAAGAGCGTACGCTGCAAGATATAACGGAAAGATTACAACTAGGAAAATCGACAGTACATCATCATTTGAAACTTTTACGTTCAGCAAAGTTAGTTGATATTCAAGACGGAAAATATGTATTGAGAAAGAAAGCAGTGCAGTCTTTAGCGAAAGAATTAGATGCATTTTTGAATAGATAA
- a CDS encoding MFS transporter, producing MKSVLKNRSFLFMWIGSAISELGGAFGTLCNSILVYELTGSKTALSSMWLLYFIPSLILQLISGPYIDKWSRKWIMIFSQWMRASVFLLPLVMLVTNSVEVWHIYVVQIIVGLITPLYTPASQAITPSIVSKEQLQDANAYIDGMTRLMMFLAPVLGGIVIHFIGMELTLFFVCICLFISGGLLLFIREKRIKQELRKTWLEQFLHGFTYFFTRPVIVWLGIFLTFVQFGVGVTMVTNLPYIKDELSAGYAEYGYFMAGFPLGYVVGSILVGKVTYKSRRILMLGGLFIGGLTYISLGFNHSIIIAVIIEVIAGICISFFNVHNTTICQQTVPNNMIGKVFSVRLFFIRSAMPLGVLLGGILSEMWGVRALYFIIGSIICVTSLIGILLPYFKFLDEAIEEKSA from the coding sequence GTGAAGAGTGTATTGAAAAACCGTTCATTCCTTTTTATGTGGATAGGTAGTGCAATTTCAGAATTAGGCGGGGCTTTCGGGACGTTATGTAATTCAATTCTCGTGTATGAATTAACAGGATCAAAAACCGCATTAAGTAGCATGTGGTTACTATATTTTATCCCGTCGCTCATACTACAACTTATAAGCGGGCCATATATTGATAAATGGAGCAGAAAGTGGATTATGATTTTTTCGCAATGGATGCGGGCCTCTGTTTTCTTACTGCCTTTAGTAATGCTTGTTACTAACAGTGTAGAAGTGTGGCACATTTATGTTGTTCAAATTATAGTAGGGCTCATTACGCCGCTTTATACACCTGCCAGTCAAGCGATTACACCAAGCATTGTAAGTAAAGAACAGCTTCAAGACGCAAATGCGTATATTGATGGGATGACTCGCCTTATGATGTTTCTAGCGCCAGTATTAGGTGGTATCGTTATTCATTTTATTGGAATGGAGTTAACACTATTTTTTGTGTGTATTTGTCTATTCATTAGTGGAGGGTTGTTGCTTTTCATTAGAGAAAAGAGGATAAAGCAAGAACTTAGAAAAACGTGGCTAGAGCAATTTCTTCATGGATTTACATATTTTTTCACAAGACCAGTTATCGTTTGGCTTGGTATCTTTCTAACATTCGTTCAATTTGGAGTAGGAGTAACGATGGTTACGAATCTTCCTTACATTAAAGATGAACTATCGGCAGGGTATGCTGAATACGGTTATTTTATGGCCGGTTTCCCACTTGGCTATGTAGTTGGATCAATATTAGTCGGAAAAGTAACATATAAAAGCCGGCGAATACTTATGCTTGGAGGATTGTTTATAGGTGGCCTTACATACATTTCTCTAGGGTTCAATCACAGTATTATAATTGCGGTAATTATTGAAGTAATTGCAGGTATTTGTATTTCATTTTTCAATGTTCATAATACGACGATATGCCAACAAACAGTCCCGAACAATATGATAGGGAAAGTATTTTCAGTACGACTATTCTTCATACGATCCGCTATGCCATTAGGTGTGTTATTAGGGGGAATACTGAGTGAAATGTGGGGAGTGAGAGCACTATACTTTATCATTGGTTCGATTATATGTGTCACTTCTTTAATAGGAATATTGCTTCCGTATTTCAAATTTTTAGATGAGGCGATTGAGGAGAAGTCAGCATAA
- the hmoA gene encoding heme-degrading monooxygenase HmoA yields the protein MFIETKTFTVKEGTSNIVVERFTGEGIIEKFEGFIDLSVLVKKVRRGDEEVVVMIRWESEEAWKNWETSEEHLAGHRAGRGKPKPDHIINVEHGVYYVKSSKSAYQKS from the coding sequence ATGTTTATCGAAACTAAAACATTTACAGTAAAAGAAGGTACATCTAATATAGTTGTAGAGCGTTTTACAGGAGAAGGCATTATTGAAAAATTTGAAGGCTTCATCGACTTAAGTGTTCTCGTGAAAAAAGTGAGACGCGGAGATGAAGAAGTTGTAGTTATGATTCGCTGGGAATCTGAAGAAGCATGGAAAAACTGGGAAACAAGTGAAGAGCATTTAGCTGGACATAGAGCGGGCCGCGGTAAACCAAAACCAGATCATATCATTAACGTTGAACATGGGGTTTATTATGTGAAATCATCGAAATCGGCTTATCAGAAGTCGTAA
- a CDS encoding nucleotidyltransferase domain-containing protein, which yields MTENLSFIAYEKHKKLVQTILSESVSMYKVNGLMLIGSIARGDAYPESDLDLYVLLEKGQKKDFHAEMREDILIEYKYADFNLIQVNFKNNPMELYSFLEGKFLFDKSGELKKLKEIAKHEFENYRVSSDKVKGISHWLHSSLIKIKTALKAKDELKASYIVQTSTWTLLEGIWAINNKPVPPAGSVLKYIETLSKVPTNFAGFIYKLFLGDTTERISSAIFLIEWVLLNLENK from the coding sequence ATGACAGAGAACCTTTCATTCATTGCATATGAAAAACATAAAAAATTGGTACAAACAATATTAAGTGAAAGTGTATCTATGTATAAGGTAAATGGATTAATGCTCATCGGATCTATCGCAAGAGGTGACGCATACCCGGAATCCGATTTAGACTTATATGTTCTTTTAGAGAAGGGACAAAAGAAGGATTTTCATGCAGAAATGAGAGAAGATATTTTAATTGAATATAAGTATGCTGATTTTAATCTAATACAAGTAAACTTTAAAAACAATCCGATGGAACTATACTCATTTTTAGAAGGGAAATTTTTATTTGATAAAAGCGGTGAGTTGAAAAAGTTAAAGGAAATAGCTAAACATGAATTTGAAAACTACCGTGTTTCTAGTGATAAAGTAAAAGGCATTTCTCATTGGTTACATAGTTCGCTAATTAAAATTAAGACTGCTCTGAAAGCAAAAGATGAGTTAAAAGCATCATATATAGTTCAAACATCAACTTGGACATTGTTAGAGGGAATATGGGCTATTAATAACAAGCCAGTACCGCCAGCTGGATCTGTTTTGAAATATATTGAAACATTATCTAAAGTACCAACGAATTTTGCAGGTTTTATATATAAATTGTTTTTAGGTGATACGACAGAGCGCATCTCTTCAGCAATTTTCTTGATTGAGTGGGTTTTACTTAATTTGGAGAATAAATAA
- a CDS encoding VOC family protein, with product MKLNHLNLCVDDLSEARHFFETFFDFQFLEQKGKALVVMSDESGFILVLSDPKAFKGNKEVMYPEAFHIGFLVETSSEVDQSYNRLVAGGIEIGKEPYTMRGSSYGFYFTVFNGLLIEVSCIDYRDGKKFSKSNDTHQE from the coding sequence ATGAAGTTGAATCATTTAAATCTATGTGTTGATGATTTATCAGAAGCTAGACATTTCTTTGAAACATTTTTTGATTTTCAATTTTTGGAGCAAAAGGGAAAGGCACTTGTAGTAATGAGTGATGAGAGTGGATTTATACTTGTGCTAAGTGATCCAAAAGCATTTAAGGGGAATAAGGAAGTTATGTATCCTGAAGCTTTTCATATTGGTTTTTTAGTGGAAACTTCAAGTGAAGTTGATCAATCATATAATCGTTTAGTAGCTGGTGGCATTGAAATAGGCAAGGAACCTTATACGATGAGAGGTAGTAGTTATGGTTTTTATTTTACAGTATTTAACGGCTTATTAATCGAAGTGTCTTGTATTGATTATAGAGATGGTAAGAAATTTTCAAAATCCAATGACACTCATCAAGAGTAA
- a CDS encoding class I SAM-dependent methyltransferase, with the protein MDTTQQNSNAWDKKVEEGSRYTQPVSSEVIEKSKSGEWEITVTTEKSVPRDWFPKSLEGLKILCLASGGGQQAPVLAAAGADVTVTDISKKQLEQDEKVAERDGLTLKTVQGDMSDLSDFEDEYFDIVINPVSNLFVKDVYLVWNEISRVLKNKGILISGFTNPLLWIFDDNQEQKGILDVKHSIPSSTLDYLPEDEVQDYINLNQTIEYAHTLEDQIQGQIEAGFVIMGFYEDDFGGTRILDKHIKTFIATKAIKLKVD; encoded by the coding sequence GTGGATACTACACAACAAAATAGTAATGCATGGGATAAGAAGGTTGAAGAAGGTTCTAGATACACTCAACCTGTAAGTAGTGAGGTTATTGAAAAAAGTAAATCAGGTGAATGGGAAATCACAGTCACCACAGAAAAATCAGTTCCTAGAGATTGGTTTCCAAAGTCATTAGAGGGATTAAAGATACTTTGTTTAGCATCAGGTGGAGGGCAACAAGCACCAGTACTGGCTGCTGCTGGAGCAGATGTAACAGTTACTGATATATCTAAGAAGCAATTGGAACAAGATGAAAAGGTAGCGGAACGGGATGGATTAACTTTAAAAACAGTACAAGGAGATATGTCAGACCTTAGTGATTTTGAAGATGAATATTTTGATATTGTCATAAATCCTGTTTCTAATTTGTTTGTAAAAGATGTTTATCTTGTATGGAATGAGATTTCAAGGGTTTTAAAGAATAAAGGTATTCTTATTTCTGGATTTACAAATCCTTTACTATGGATTTTTGATGACAACCAAGAACAAAAAGGTATTTTGGATGTTAAACATTCAATACCTTCATCGACATTGGATTATTTACCAGAGGATGAAGTTCAAGATTACATTAATTTAAATCAAACAATAGAATACGCACATACTCTAGAAGATCAAATCCAAGGTCAAATTGAAGCTGGTTTTGTTATAATGGGTTTTTATGAGGATGATTTTGGTGGAACAAGGATATTAGATAAGCATATTAAAACTTTTATTGCTACAAAAGCTATAAAGTTAAAGGTTGATTAA